A part of Astatotilapia calliptera chromosome 15, fAstCal1.2, whole genome shotgun sequence genomic DNA contains:
- the LOC113037233 gene encoding poly(A) polymerase type 3-like isoform X2, with product MFLGQAPTWSDMPRTYGLTGPISEDLPEEENLIQTRKLLDTMKSYNVYENNLELENRERVVKRLESLFRDWLKEMCIEMNVPKVVTEKVGGKIFPFGSYHLGVHSKGADIDALCVGPGFLERKAFFTSFFAKLKAQKEVKDIQAIEEAYVPVITLSWEGIQRSVPDNLDLLNNSIVKNVVDARCVRSFNGYRVTEEILRLVPNVLNFRVALRAIKLWAKQRNIYSNKLGFLGGVSWAIMVARICQVYPNATASTLVIKFFKIFSMWVWPIPIRLIEVEKCTYNLPFWDTKVNRCDRYHLMPIITPAYPQQNTSVSVSRSTFAILNEEIHRGHAICLEIEQKKAKWSELFEPTDFFKKYQHYAVLEASYTTEEKRLEWIGLVESKIRLLVSALERNEPVSLAHVHPHAFPGLRTANKKDGQSTMWLIGLVLNVKYSERCKENLERSFKTFTNIINSLARSSNIYDEGMSLSVACLRREDLIYEPQQKALQTSETEPPRLVSPVSADKQGTTKRKLLHRSETPSKKFKDDKSLPVDQPHNVPSGGHVAGPSAFAKPAVSLTAPRQTT from the exons ATGTTTCT GGGCCAAGCTCCCACGTGGTCAGACATGCCAAGGACCTATGGGCTCACTGGTCCAATCAGCGAGGATCTACCTGAAGAGGAAAACTTGATCCAGACCAGAAAACTGTTAGACACTATGAAGTCCTACAATGTATATGAAAACAACTTAGAGTTGGAGAACAG AGAAAGGGTTGTTAAAAGACTGGAGTCCCTCTTTAGGGATTGGCTCAAAGAAATGTGCATAGAAATG AATGTACCTAAAGTGGTTACAGAAAAAGTTGGAGGCAAGATCTTCCCATTTGGCTCGTATCATCTGGGAGTTCACTCAAAGG GTGCTGATATTGATGCTCTGTGTGTTGGACCTGGATTCCTTGAGAGAAAAGCCTTCTTCACCTCCTTCTTTGCAAAGCTGAAAGCTCAGAAGGAGGTCAAAGACATACAG GCCATCGAAGAGGCTTACGTCCCGGTCATCACACTGTCCTGGGAAGGGATACAG AGGAGCGTTCCTGATAACCTTGACCTCCTCAATAACAGCATAGTGAAGAACGTCGTAGATGCACGCTGTGTCAGAAGTTTCAACG GCTACAGAGTTACAGAAGAGATTCTCAGGCTGGTACCCAATGTTCTCAACTTTAGGGTTGCTTTGAGAGCCATCAAACTATGGGCCAAAC AGCGTAACATTTACTCCAACAAGCTGGGCTTCTTGGGCGGTGTATCGTGGGCCATAATGGTAGCCAGGATTTGTCAGGTGTACCCAAATGCTACCGCTTCTACCCTGGTGATAAAATTCTTCAAGATCTTCTCCATGTG GGTGTGGCCGATCCCAATCCGCTTGATAGAAGTAGAAAAATGCACCTACAACCTTCCTTTTTGGGATACCAAG GTCAATCGATGTGACCGCTATCACCTAATGCCCATCATCACCCCAGCGTACCCGCAGCAGAACACCTCAGTCAGTGTTTCTCGGTCCACGTTTGCCATCTTGAATGAGGAGATTCATCGAG GTCACGCCATCTGCCTGGAAATAGAGCAGAAAAAAGCAAAGTGGTCTGAACTCTTTGAACCAACTGACTTTTTCAAAAAGTACCA GCACTACGCTGTGTTGGAAGCATCTTATACTACAGAAGAGAAGCGTCTCGAATG GATTGGCCTCGTGGAGTCGAAAATCAGATTACTGGTGTCAGCTTTGGAGAGAAATGAGCCGGTCTCCTTGGCCCATGTTCACCCACACGCCTTTCCTGGGCTCAGAACAGCGAATAAAAA AGATGGACAGAGCACAATGTGGCTCATTGGACTTGTCTTAAATGTGAAATACTCTGAAAGATGTAAAGAAAATCTAGAGCGCAGCTTCAAAACTTTCACTAATATCa tcAACAGCCTGGCCAGGAGCTCTAACATATATGATGAAGGGATGTCCTTATCAGTCGCATGCCTAAGGAGGGAAGACCTCATTTATGAGCCACAGCAGAaagctctccaaacctctgAAACTGAGCCGCCTCGTCTCGTCTCACCTGTCAGCGCTGACAAACAGGGCACGACAAAGAGAAAACTACTCCATAGATCTGAGACACCATCCAAAAAATTCAAAGATGACAAG AGTCTGCCCGTCGACCAGCCTCACAACGTCCCTTCAGGTGGCCACGTCGCTGGACCTTCTGCATTTGCAAAACCCGCCGTCAGCCTTACAGCCCCCAG GCAGACCACTTAA
- the LOC113037233 gene encoding poly(A) polymerase type 3-like isoform X1: MFLGQAPTWSDMPRTYGLTGPISEDLPEEENLIQTRKLLDTMKSYNVYENNLELENRERVVKRLESLFRDWLKEMCIEMNVPKVVTEKVGGKIFPFGSYHLGVHSKGADIDALCVGPGFLERKAFFTSFFAKLKAQKEVKDIQAIEEAYVPVITLSWEGIQIDLVFALLPQRSVPDNLDLLNNSIVKNVVDARCVRSFNGYRVTEEILRLVPNVLNFRVALRAIKLWAKQRNIYSNKLGFLGGVSWAIMVARICQVYPNATASTLVIKFFKIFSMWVWPIPIRLIEVEKCTYNLPFWDTKVNRCDRYHLMPIITPAYPQQNTSVSVSRSTFAILNEEIHRGHAICLEIEQKKAKWSELFEPTDFFKKYQHYAVLEASYTTEEKRLEWIGLVESKIRLLVSALERNEPVSLAHVHPHAFPGLRTANKKDGQSTMWLIGLVLNVKYSERCKENLERSFKTFTNIINSLARSSNIYDEGMSLSVACLRREDLIYEPQQKALQTSETEPPRLVSPVSADKQGTTKRKLLHRSETPSKKFKDDKSLPVDQPHNVPSGGHVAGPSAFAKPAVSLTAPRQTT, encoded by the exons ATGTTTCT GGGCCAAGCTCCCACGTGGTCAGACATGCCAAGGACCTATGGGCTCACTGGTCCAATCAGCGAGGATCTACCTGAAGAGGAAAACTTGATCCAGACCAGAAAACTGTTAGACACTATGAAGTCCTACAATGTATATGAAAACAACTTAGAGTTGGAGAACAG AGAAAGGGTTGTTAAAAGACTGGAGTCCCTCTTTAGGGATTGGCTCAAAGAAATGTGCATAGAAATG AATGTACCTAAAGTGGTTACAGAAAAAGTTGGAGGCAAGATCTTCCCATTTGGCTCGTATCATCTGGGAGTTCACTCAAAGG GTGCTGATATTGATGCTCTGTGTGTTGGACCTGGATTCCTTGAGAGAAAAGCCTTCTTCACCTCCTTCTTTGCAAAGCTGAAAGCTCAGAAGGAGGTCAAAGACATACAG GCCATCGAAGAGGCTTACGTCCCGGTCATCACACTGTCCTGGGAAGGGATACAG ATTGACTTAGTCTTTGCTCTGCTGCCTCAGAGGAGCGTTCCTGATAACCTTGACCTCCTCAATAACAGCATAGTGAAGAACGTCGTAGATGCACGCTGTGTCAGAAGTTTCAACG GCTACAGAGTTACAGAAGAGATTCTCAGGCTGGTACCCAATGTTCTCAACTTTAGGGTTGCTTTGAGAGCCATCAAACTATGGGCCAAAC AGCGTAACATTTACTCCAACAAGCTGGGCTTCTTGGGCGGTGTATCGTGGGCCATAATGGTAGCCAGGATTTGTCAGGTGTACCCAAATGCTACCGCTTCTACCCTGGTGATAAAATTCTTCAAGATCTTCTCCATGTG GGTGTGGCCGATCCCAATCCGCTTGATAGAAGTAGAAAAATGCACCTACAACCTTCCTTTTTGGGATACCAAG GTCAATCGATGTGACCGCTATCACCTAATGCCCATCATCACCCCAGCGTACCCGCAGCAGAACACCTCAGTCAGTGTTTCTCGGTCCACGTTTGCCATCTTGAATGAGGAGATTCATCGAG GTCACGCCATCTGCCTGGAAATAGAGCAGAAAAAAGCAAAGTGGTCTGAACTCTTTGAACCAACTGACTTTTTCAAAAAGTACCA GCACTACGCTGTGTTGGAAGCATCTTATACTACAGAAGAGAAGCGTCTCGAATG GATTGGCCTCGTGGAGTCGAAAATCAGATTACTGGTGTCAGCTTTGGAGAGAAATGAGCCGGTCTCCTTGGCCCATGTTCACCCACACGCCTTTCCTGGGCTCAGAACAGCGAATAAAAA AGATGGACAGAGCACAATGTGGCTCATTGGACTTGTCTTAAATGTGAAATACTCTGAAAGATGTAAAGAAAATCTAGAGCGCAGCTTCAAAACTTTCACTAATATCa tcAACAGCCTGGCCAGGAGCTCTAACATATATGATGAAGGGATGTCCTTATCAGTCGCATGCCTAAGGAGGGAAGACCTCATTTATGAGCCACAGCAGAaagctctccaaacctctgAAACTGAGCCGCCTCGTCTCGTCTCACCTGTCAGCGCTGACAAACAGGGCACGACAAAGAGAAAACTACTCCATAGATCTGAGACACCATCCAAAAAATTCAAAGATGACAAG AGTCTGCCCGTCGACCAGCCTCACAACGTCCCTTCAGGTGGCCACGTCGCTGGACCTTCTGCATTTGCAAAACCCGCCGTCAGCCTTACAGCCCCCAG GCAGACCACTTAA